The DNA segment TGTTTATCCTCGAAGCAAACATACCTAATTGAGAAAGTTTGGCTAATGTCAACttagaaaaatgtttctcCTTTAATGGTTTATCCTCACTTGTTaggtaaatattattttactaTACGGTAGTGGTAGTATTGTTCTTCTACCATTATACAGTGATTCTTAACTTGTGGACCGCGGACCACAGTGAGGCTGTGACGTACTCAAAGAAGCTTTAAGCTTTTACAGTTcaagtggaaaaaataaactttaggGTTTTAAATCTTGACTCCTTCTTATTTAGGCGCCCGTGGGCTACAGTTCCGGTATgcctaatttattttaatttaaaacaaacctAATTTCACATTACTATAgtaaaggtttatttataaatatttaaaggaGGCCACACGAAAATAATATGACAAAAACGGGCCCAATTTCAGTATAAATCTACCTATCTTTCCATCTCTTTAGGTATTAGGTACTCCGTTCAAGCAGTATTTTACTATTCCCATAATAACTTTTGCATTTTCTCGAATTTGCTACACTTACTAGTGTTTAATCTTcattttgttgacatttttacaatctttgttatcgttattttcaaaataacctGGTTAAATCAATATTACACTGTTAGATTTTAGAGCAATGGTTAATAGAAATTGTatcgtttaattaaaaaatctgtccCACAATcattctattttttgtttttatctaCAGAGTGGATGATGACAAAATCCGTCTTCATTACAGATTGCATCACAACGATCCATGTTAATTTAACGCAATTACATACTAACACTTGTGACAGGTGGCTAATAAATAGAAGTAGGTAAATATGataggtacatatttattttaaaaatcaaaagaacTCCTCTTTTGCATTAGAAACGTTCAAAGAACATTACCCTGGCAAGatataaaacaatttattccATTAATACAAAATCTCCGTCAAGAAAGTTAGTTGGTTGGCTTCCACAGTTACCAAATCAAAAATCGTGcgcctttttttttgaagattaGGTACAGTCGCAAGCAAtacattttggtcgtcaaggtcattctttgacgcaatcgaaaatgctccattgtaaaacagttgtaaatgtcataacctaACATCATGttgtagagatattttcatatttggtggcggaaacaaaagacagagaaatgtcacaaatttgtattgtcagtgtcaaatttctcaaagacgttcgtgatttcgacagaaatgcagcaaattggcaataagaaagttattcatggtcgaactagagaaataatttgtaatacgtttgattacatgagaataacttttccttttgaagcactgacaaaaattggtttccttagaatttgtttttcaatctatttagcgaaaatttcaatttacctagacattcctttttacggcgtttatgagaaatttgacactgacaatacatttttgtgacatttcgcagtcttttgtttccgccaccaaatatgaaaatacctctatgacattaattgtcattttgttctcatttttttgacactttgttgacatgggcataatcaggcagagaaattttttaaatttgtgacaatctaaccaaattttgaaatgacattgacgaccaaaatgtactgctcgcgacagtacctaCTTAAAAGATAAGTTGACATAGCTCCACCATAAACTTTTGagattttaacaataattaatctAATCTCAGCTGCATATCGAGCAATTCCTCcaatataatatgtaataatatgtaatatgtaatatGTTGCATGTACTCATGCAACAATGAGCATTAGGAGAACTTCAATGTGCGTTGGAAGTAGCGGACggataaattttgattaagaTTTTAATAGTGACgttattaattgttttattagaattacataattgttcttgcttatttttgacttattaGTTTACAAAGTATGAGTTAGAGCAATACATAGGTGAGCAACATATTAAACTTAATTTGTCAAGTAAGTAATTTAATTCTAAATGACGCTAACAATAGAATTTACATAGAATTGTTGTGTCGACACTGACTTAAAGTTTATAAACCTAGCCTACTGTTTCAATTAATTGGAAAATAGTTATTCAAACGggttctttaaattttttaatactttttgaaaatattaaagtgattattaattattataaatcactaaactcaaaataaaactcttcCAGAGTTGCTAAGAAAAAATACAGGGCTTTCATAAATGATTCATGCGACACGAATCTTTTATGAAAGCCCTCTATAAGAGTTCattaattcatttaaaaataaacagttaACTATCAATGCCAAAATCTAGCAACCtctgaaaatgttttaaatacgTCAAAATTAAGTACTAGTTAACAAATCATTTCGATTGACATATCAGTTACGCGATGTGATCTGTAATAAAAACTAGAGCTCGAGGTAGATTTTGTcattcaccctgtatacaaaatacaataagaaaaaagtctgatacaaaaaaagaaactacaaataaattttaaatgaacagACAGTGGACCACTCACCCTGTCCTAACTACTTTATCTTATTTATTCAGTAACAAAttgatttgaaaatattcatgcaatcaatatttttatctCTTTATCAGTGCCCTACCTGAACAAATTCCATAATTGCAAACTCATTTGATCGCAACAAGTCTTTCACCGTAGGTTTCATatcgcgataaaaaaattcaaagaaaaaaaacaataactcGGACCACACATAATTTGCTATTGACGCTTGCACATACATAATTCGTAATGGAAACCACTCCTCCATAGTTGGTCGACGTCATACCAGCGGCAATTGTACCACTGGTTCTCGTCGAATGTCGAATACCATTTACCATTTACATCAAGGATGCACTAGCGGTGGTGGTACCGAATGACTCACCAGTGAAATTTTCTTCTTATCGTTCAACGAAATTTACGGTGTTTAACTACTTGCTTGTTTTAACGGTTacgataataattttatatagCATAAATTACTCAGTTTTGCATAAAATGTGAGTGGATTTAcagtgtttaataaaatacgtGGCGAGACATTGGCTAACCAGGACAGGTAAGTTTTGTCGCCGAACACACAAGGACACAACATTACGAACTGTCCGCTATAATTATCAGGCGACTTTATGATAACTagcaacacaaaaaaaaaaatacaagtttATCAAACTAATCATAAGTTACTCAAAAACACGAATACACCTATGGAGTCCTACCGATTTAGTAACAATTTGTCAATTGTTCAAAACAACcataatcattattattacttcaatttatttactttttcaatattaaaaaaattccatattttgaatttttatcacTTATTTTGTACAGATTCTTTTAAAAGTTAtctcgaaaattaaaaacctaATTATTTCTTATTTCAATCGATTCAATTGCCTATTAAGAAGGTATTAAAAGtatgtattttcaaaatggtctTATTGAATATAATGTATTTACACTAAACATACCATTAACgtttattaaacaatgattGTAAATAATGACTAAACACGGCACTAACACAACAGTAGTCACCGTGTTCTGTTCTGCGAAACGCGTTGTTAATATTGTGCCAACTTTTAACCAATTTGCAGATCTATGGCGGAATATCTCCAATACGAATGGCACAACCAGAAAATCATCCCCGAACCCCCGTCAAAAAACGAACCAGTAGACAAGAGCACGGCCATTCAGACGTTCAGAACGATAATTCAACAATGCAATGACACcgaattgaaaaataacattCAACAAGATGACAAGACCCtcctaaaatttttatacgcAAGAAAATTCAACATTCCCGACACTTTCCTTCtgttacaaaattattactgGTACCGCAAGAAAAACCACATCCTCTTCAAAGACTTCCATTCAGACGCCCCCGATATTAGAAACGCTTTAGAGAGCAGTCTTCCTGGAGTTTTATCTTGTAAAGACCGTAAAGGAAGgtgcgttttaattttaaacgcaACCAACTGGGATTGCAGTTACAGCCTAATAAGCATCTACCGTTCCATTCTGTTGAGTTTAGAGTTTTTATCTAACGAGATCCACAATCAGTCGCGAGGATTCGTTGTGATCGTGGATTGGACGGAATTTTCGTTTAGACAAAGCACAAATCTGAAGCCGTCGATCCTGAAGCTGATGATTGAGGGTTTGCAAGATTGCTTCCCGGCTAGATTTAAGGGTATACATTTTATTGGACAACCGTGGTATGTGGAGGCAGCTTTAACTCTAATTAAACCGTTTTTAAAAGAGAAGATTAAGGAAAGAATTTTCGTGCACGGCAACAATTTAAGCACCCTACATGATTATGTGCACAAGGACATTCTTCCTGCTGAGCTGGGAGGTGAACAACCGAGTTACAATCCTGAAATTTGGTTGAAAACGTTGACGGAAGGAGGCACTTAATGTTACAATGCTTAACTCAACTTAGCTtgcacttatttatttatcgggTCCGCCTCAAATAATGTTACATGACAATAAATCGAATAATCCAGTATTACAGTTAAGTAAGCTGCTGTGATCTAACTAACTGATTAAATGTCGCCAAATATTTTGATAgttgcaaataaattttaaactaattCTAAgcgttttattttacattttaacatCCTTTCGCCTTCTCGAACCTCTCTGAAACGTCTTTCCAGTTGATAACATCAAAAATAGCCTTGACATAATCTGCTCTcacatttttatattgtaaataataaGCATGTTCCCAAACGTCGATCCCCAGCAGTGGAATTAATCCAGTTGTGGCTTGGAGAGGATCTTGATTACCACAAGTGGCAATTTTCAATGAACCAGATTTGCTGCAGTATCCTAGCCAACCCCAACCTGACCCTTGAACTCCAATTGAAGATGCTGACAGTTGATCTTTCAATTGCTGGACCCCTCCAAACGAGCAATCGATTGCTTTCTTAAGAGCTTCACTGGGTTGAGATGATTGAGGGCTAAGATTCTGCCAAAAGATCGAGTGATTTAAGTGACCACCACCATTAAAACGTAAAGCAGGTTCCAACGATATCGCAGtgctaaaattgaccaataatTTTATAGAACACAATGTAGTTTGAGATGTACCTAATGTCGCCTTTGCTGAGAGCTGCTTTTAACTTTTCTTCTGCTGCATTCAAATTGGTGATATATGTTTGGTGATGTTTGCTGTGATGAAGACACATAATGTCACGATTGATGACGGGTTCAAGCGCCTCGTAGGCGTATGGTAGTTCGGGCAAAGTGTGCGCAGCCCTGGAGGTTGATCTGGGggcaaaagtgaggttacgttACATGGAAATTTtagactttttaaaatttatttaaacttacTTGACCGCATTGGTGACTATTCCTCTAACAGCAAACATTCTTACTTTGAAAAAGTTGAGACTTATGTAAGAAATGAACAGTATTTTTACGTTATCGGTTGTTGCAAGGGCCGGTACGTCCTTGACTTTTTTGACATTCGCTTGacaagcaataaattttgacacaaACTTTTCCAACCTTTCGCTCACATGCCTTATGCCCTATTTAggaaatttgtatttaaattttataaatctcaacataaataaaatttctaacAGTAACCTAACTTAAAACTTAACCGTTCAAATATCCTACTTCCTCCATTTCATGAGCTCATAAAAACTGCAGCAGTAATGAAAAATATCGTTTAATTTTAACTCAGAATGTAAGACAACAGAAATGTAAAAAAGAAGTGTAATACTACAGAGATTACATTGACAacacagtaaaaaataaaggacTAAATTTAACTGATTTTCTTGACTTGGACATCAAAAACGAGAGTGGAATTTGGAGGAATCACTGGAGGTGATCCTTTAGGACCATAAGCCACATTTGGTGGACAAGTTATGCGCCTTTTTCCTCCAACTTTCATTCCAACCAGCCCAATATCCCAGCCTTTAATAACCTCTCCTTTTCCAACTCTAAAACTAAATCCTGGTCCTTTAACTGTTGAATCaaacattttgttgttttcctTAAGGCGACCTTCATAGTAAACATGCACAAATTTGCCATTCTTTACTAATTCTCCACTACCCTCTTTAAGATCTTCTACTATTACTCCCCCTTTGAGAACAGTCTTCCTTATTTTTGGTTGCTGCTTCTCTTTCTTCTCCTCTTGTTTCTTTACTTTGTCCTTTGGAGTCTTTTCTGGTTCTTTTTGTTCCTTGGTCTTTTTCTTTAAAGGAGTGGAATTAGTTTTAGCAATTCCATTTTGTTTTGGTTTAAcctcttctttttcttcctcATCTTCCTCTACTTCTTCATCAGAAACTTCCTCTTCTTCCATATCCTACAAAATATAAGAAACAAATGACTATATATCTATCCATTTATTATACTCTCATCTTACTTCATCCTCTTCCTCTTCTTCACCTTCATCTGCATCACTATCAAATTCTTCTTCAGGTTCTTCTACTAACTCATCAAGAACAAATTCTGAATCAGAACTATCTTCTTCCTCTTCTACATTACTTACACTTAAGCTGTTTTTGGcaagttttactttttttatggGTGCTGCAACAcacataatttgtttaaactTGTCTtcattaaagaaatttaaatattacgAGCTTCATTAGATTCTTTTTTCAGACGCTTCTTTTCCTTTTTCCCAATAGTTTCTTCCTCTTCTTCAACTACTTCTTCTAAATTGTCATCATCAAAATTTGTTAGGTAACCAGTTAAATGGACGTGAGCTTTTCCATTTGTGGCAAATGAGACTTTAGAACCACTCTAtacaataaacaataaatctcatagtaaaatattttaattgtcaaatgtacCTCAAAATTAAGATCCAAAACGCACTGCACGTTATCCTTTTTGTTTAGGGTACATAAAAGGTAATTTCGTCCTTCGAAAACACACATCACTTGGGCTGGCTCTTCGCTGGAGTTCGATATATCTAGTGCTGCCATGGACACGTGGAATGAGACTTTTACTTTCTGGGTGTAGCATCTACCCGGTTCCATAATCAGACCTGTGatacaattataaaaaatataacgtTAATCAAACCAAATTCGTTATTTTGTGATTTATAAAACACGTGGTAAAAAACCGGCAAATATTTCTTACGTATTTACGTTTCAACTTACCccaaaacattttgaattaattattactaCTTTTAACgtacaataaaaacaaattcgagtttaaaataaatgaaatccaATATAAAAACGGTTAAACTGTCGATTTTTATAGCATTCAAAGATTCACATCTCACGAAGAACACCGACTTCCAATCCAACAAGGAGGGACCTCTAGCTAGCGTTTGCGCATAAGCTAAAAAGTACATTTTGGCGCCAAAATGTAACTACCTTGGAAAAAATTTCTTGCCAACAAAcgataattacaaaaaaaaagctgtTAACCCTGGGGGATTTACATTATAAACTTGAGAAAATTATTAAtcctaattaaaaattgtaatacatagtttcaatttttactgatcaattattattaatagattaaaaaagataattaaatatttaattcgaattaaattttaatgcgcgattaactcATGAATCCGGAACTTCGATTGATTcatggttcaatctgatcacgtgttcagttaatctcgcatttgattacgattaacttaatttcgcttctgtaaactggcccttaataaactagtttgttaataaaggtgattaataatcgaaaccgTTTAAAACACGAACGAGGGATAGCGAGTAAGTGCTTTTagtagttgagattattattaatcgccctttaacaaacgagttgatttcaacattttttcattgacCACAAACTCTTTTTTTTGGTgaccaaatcaaaaccaatttcatctttttcatcgcatcgataaagatgagaccttataaaataccttcatcctttttttgtcctcgGGATAGgccatttttacatttttcaacactttccactcacttttccacaaagactGTCAGAAGACAATAATGTCAACTCGTGATCAACTCCATACATTtgctaaaaaaaaacaagttaccattgaaaaatatgacataacaaaaaaattcgcCATTGTCAAAAAGTGAATTGCAAATTCGTAATtatgcagttatggagctagaaaaccctgctgcactacctgctaCAGTGTTGgcaagtgcaaacaatgcatgttcgagtTTGTTATCAGCTACAAGTCGagatttttacgaaaaaacgAGTAAATGAagcaaaaggaacaacttgaGGTTTCAAAATGTCTCttaaaggcggccttacaccaaggcaacaattggcaacatgttgcctgcaacctgcaacattttttagtaatgaccgACAACAggtaacatgttgccaattgttgccttggtgtaaagTCGGCCTTATGTACCTGTCCGCATTTACCGCTTTTCTTATAAACTATATTTACCAATGCATGTAAATCTGTCCGTGCCTCTAAGTATAGtcgatttcatataaatgttcatcaagtgagctgtgcatgtgtaaaagtacctttaatttagttacattgcaaaagtcacatttatgaaggtcatgtctaataaatctttacttggtaaaaatacaaagacagaaataaataagaattactttaatttaatcagtaaaaagacgtaacattgcttttgaaaccagcaatgttaaaacggacaaaactgaaaaattagtccaatcgagcaagcaactttgaaagtcaaagtcactagctttggCTTTAATACCaccagaaaatcagattttcatggcttgcgtagatgcacatttatatgaaattgagtaaaGTTGAcccaagttgcaaaaaaccaatttggatttgcaacagcaattttatggcattagtcgtttgaaagtacttatatggaaaatatttaatccaaactatgattttctggcctttttgtgcctttacttggtttaaaaatattgaaaaaatgccgttgcaaatgacaagtggttttttgcaacttgagtcgacTTTATATATGCCCTCCATACCATAACGAAACTACCCCCTAAAATTTACTCTTGGTTGAATGTTACACTGAGTATAACGTTCTCCTATTCTTTTGTAGACCTTTACACGATTGTAAGATGTAAAtgatagttattttcatattaagtgcgtgaagggagtgttttttgtgcatgaaaaggtatTTTAAGCCGAGAcgcaggtcgaggcagtaaaagcctttgaatattttttctatcattgctttcaaaacttaattttaaaattcaaattttttaaggaAATCGACGTATATCAACCcggtgaccatgttgctaggtaactaataaaaaacagtgcgtgaagtgaaaatAGTACcaagcgatcatttaaaaaataaatcgagtttgcgttggagcctatgctatagcatgggttgccataggtaacacgccgactcgatttattttttaattgatcgcaccgtagtttatttaacgagttcgtgtgtaaattgggccttttttggcacaagtgggccaatttaaaacgcgagtgaaacgagcgttttaaaggtccattAATGCCAAAAAAgatccaatttacacacaaaagagttgaatacaacgttttttttgttcgacgagccccttaaaggcttcaaattgtttaaaatctttaaaattagcttgacgtttcgttttgacaagttgtgacatttatcaaaatccgttcacacaggagaaaattctcaaattctgacagtgtcgaacaaaaaacagaaatatatGCCGTTtgcgattattttaaacacgcaggaggccgcgatatttttttgttagattggcgtcaggtcctgtcatatgacgtttcgtttttaaatattcgcattgttgtcaattccgtcattaatttagttaataagaatttacccagaactgccctacaaatctgtatgtttcatttcaattacaattttacgattattgttcctaatgcgttcaattacttaaaaaatgtaacaacttggagcagtgttcggttgaattataacctaaaatagatttattaagacaaatcataatattgccaactaaaatgtcagattttcatagatagtcggaatttgaaataatcgtgaattgTTGATAGTCatgtgcgtgaaatcgcatttcacacactgtcaCTGTTATGTATTGTTTCTATAGTTACTACAGtactaacaatgtaaaaaaaaatacacctaAGAAAATGACCTACTTCACGCAtggataactatgcgtgagtgtcaattttttgaatcaattatagaaaaacaaaatttggatTCGTCTGTAAAAAGAACTTTCCCCCATTCATTAAGTCCCCAGTTAACATATTGTTCGGCAAATTCTCTACGTGCTCTACGGTGGTCCCTCGTAAGGAGAGGACCTTTAGCTGGCATTTTGGGCGTCAATTGATATTCTTGCAACCTATTCCTCACAGTAACAGTCTAAACGTGAATGTGTCGGTTATATACGTTATctaacttaatttggagtGTCCGTGCAGTAGTAATAAACCGCTGTCGCAGGGTACACAATCTCAAAAAACCATACTTTTTTCATTAAGTACAATCTTTGCAGCATCTAACATTCCCAATCTGTTATAACCGTTTAAAAACTCTTTCCTTGAAATTTGCTTCCAATTAGCGCACTTCATAACTCGAATTGTGCGTTGTCGTGTTTGTCTTTGTTTCTCTTTTATGGTTTCTCGTAACCAAACAATAAGTTCGTATTTATAATATTTGCTATTTGTTAGAAGTTCATGACATAGTAATCGAAgaaattccattaaaatactAAGGCTACAATTTCGTTGGCATAACTTGCAAGTCTTGTAACTAATCCACTACTCAGAATTTCCAGAAAATTTTGTTAGTGACCCACTCGTGTCTGCTGTTAAATTACGTGTTATTTAAATTCTCTCCTGCCAGGCAGTCGGTAATTTAGACACTCGTGATTTCCAACACAAAATTATTGGGAAGTTCTCAATTACAATTATACCTAAAAATTTCTTCCGAATGGAAAAAAGTGGTTGAAGTGGTTAAAATCCATGG comes from the Tenebrio molitor chromosome 9, icTenMoli1.1, whole genome shotgun sequence genome and includes:
- the LOC138138468 gene encoding clavesin-1-like, whose amino-acid sequence is MAEYLQYEWHNQKIIPEPPSKNEPVDKSTAIQTFRTIIQQCNDTELKNNIQQDDKTLLKFLYARKFNIPDTFLLLQNYYWYRKKNHILFKDFHSDAPDIRNALESSLPGVLSCKDRKGRCVLILNATNWDCSYSLISIYRSILLSLEFLSNEIHNQSRGFVVIVDWTEFSFRQSTNLKPSILKLMIEGLQDCFPARFKGIHFIGQPWYVEAALTLIKPFLKEKIKERIFVHGNNLSTLHDYVHKDILPAELGGEQPSYNPEIWLKTLTEGGT
- the Sod2 gene encoding superoxide dismutase [Mn], mitochondrial, with product MFAVRGIVTNAVKSTSRAAHTLPELPYAYEALEPVINRDIMCLHHSKHHQTYITNLNAAEEKLKAALSKGDISTAISLEPALRFNGGGHLNHSIFWQNLSPQSSQPSEALKKAIDCSFGGVQQLKDQLSASSIGVQGSGWGWLGYCSKSGSLKIATCGNQDPLQATTGLIPLLGIDVWEHAYYLQYKNVRADYVKAIFDVINWKDVSERFEKAKGC
- the Fkbp39 gene encoding 46 kDa FK506-binding nuclear protein, with the translated sequence MFWGLIMEPGRCYTQKVKVSFHVSMAALDISNSSEEPAQVMCVFEGRNYLLCTLNKKDNVQCVLDLNFESGSKVSFATNGKAHVHLTGYLTNFDDDNLEEVVEEEEETIGKKEKKRLKKESNEAPPIKKVKLAKNSLSVSNVEEEEDSSDSEFVLDELVEEPEEEFDSDADEGEEEEEDEDMEEEEVSDEEVEEDEEEKEEVKPKQNGIAKTNSTPLKKKTKEQKEPEKTPKDKVKKQEEKKEKQQPKIRKTVLKGGVIVEDLKEGSGELVKNGKFVHVYYEGRLKENNKMFDSTVKGPGFSFRVGKGEVIKGWDIGLVGMKVGGKRRITCPPNVAYGPKGSPPVIPPNSTLVFDVQVKKIS